The Pseudomonas sp. R4-35-07 genome contains a region encoding:
- the kynU gene encoding kynureninase translates to MNTRSHCQALDAQDVLAPLRREFALPEGVIYLDGNSLGARPVAALARAQQVIAQEWGDGLIRSWNSAGWADLSQRLGNRLAPLIGAREGEVVITDTTSINLFKVLSAALTVQRQRQPARKVIVSEASNFPTDLYIAEGLAELLQQGYSLRLVNSPDELPQAIDEDVAVVMLTHVNYKTGYMYDMRALTALSHECGALSIWDLAHSAGAVPIDLHAAGADYAIGCTYKYLNGGPGSQAFVWVNPALVDLVRQPLSGWFGHTRQFAMESNYAPSAGIARYLCGTQPITSLAMVECGLEIFERTDMSSLRSKSLALTDLFIALVETRCAAHRLVLITPREHARRGSHVSFEHPQGYAVIQALIARGVIGDYREPRIMRFGFTPLYTRFTDVWDAVEILADILDNTTWDQPQFKVRNSVT, encoded by the coding sequence ATGAACACCCGAAGCCATTGCCAAGCCCTCGATGCCCAGGACGTGCTGGCGCCATTGCGCCGCGAGTTTGCCTTGCCCGAGGGCGTGATCTACCTCGACGGCAACTCCCTGGGCGCGCGCCCGGTGGCGGCGTTGGCGCGGGCGCAACAGGTGATCGCGCAGGAGTGGGGCGATGGCTTGATTCGCAGCTGGAACAGCGCGGGCTGGGCGGACTTGTCCCAGCGCCTGGGCAATCGCTTGGCGCCGCTGATCGGTGCGCGAGAGGGCGAAGTGGTGATCACCGATACCACCTCCATCAACCTGTTCAAAGTCCTCAGCGCCGCGCTGACCGTGCAGCGCCAGCGCCAGCCGGCGCGCAAGGTGATCGTCAGCGAAGCGAGCAACTTTCCCACCGACCTGTACATCGCCGAGGGTCTCGCCGAGTTGCTGCAGCAGGGTTACTCGTTGCGCCTGGTCAACAGCCCTGACGAACTGCCCCAGGCCATCGATGAGGACGTGGCGGTGGTGATGCTTACCCACGTCAACTACAAGACCGGTTACATGTACGACATGCGTGCGCTCACTGCCTTGAGCCATGAATGCGGCGCGCTGAGCATCTGGGACCTGGCCCATTCGGCGGGCGCGGTGCCCATCGACCTGCACGCGGCCGGCGCCGATTATGCGATTGGCTGCACCTACAAATACCTCAATGGTGGCCCCGGCTCCCAGGCGTTCGTGTGGGTCAACCCGGCGTTGGTGGACCTGGTGCGCCAGCCGCTGTCGGGCTGGTTCGGGCATACCCGCCAGTTCGCGATGGAATCCAACTATGCGCCGAGCGCCGGCATCGCCCGCTACCTGTGCGGTACCCAGCCGATTACCTCGCTGGCCATGGTCGAGTGCGGCCTGGAGATTTTCGAGCGCACCGATATGAGCAGCCTGCGCAGCAAATCCCTGGCCCTGACCGACCTGTTTATTGCCCTGGTCGAAACCCGCTGTGCGGCCCATCGCCTGGTGCTGATCACACCCCGTGAACATGCCCGGCGCGGCAGCCATGTCAGCTTCGAACACCCGCAAGGCTATGCCGTGATCCAGGCCCTGATCGCCCGTGGCGTGATCGGCGACTACCGCGAGCCGCGCATCATGCGCTTCGGTTTTACCCCGCTGTACACACGCTTTACCGACGTGTGGGACGCCGTGGAAATCCTCGCTGACATTCTCGACAACACCACCTGGGACCAGCCGCAATTCAAGGTGCGTAACAGCGTTACTTAA
- a CDS encoding Lrp/AsnC family transcriptional regulator has product MILDATDLRLLHFLQQDGRISNQELAEKVALSPSACLRRLRLLESEGVISGYRAVLNAEQLGIELEAIVHLSLRQDVEDWHETFIQKVQGWPEVASAYVITGASNYVLRVQARNLKHFSDFIVNHLNRTAGVMDIRSEIVLQKIKDRDEVLDLVIRK; this is encoded by the coding sequence ATGATTCTTGACGCCACCGACCTGCGCCTCCTGCATTTCCTGCAACAGGATGGCCGTATCAGCAACCAGGAACTGGCGGAAAAAGTCGCACTGTCGCCCTCCGCCTGCCTGCGCCGTTTGCGCCTGCTGGAGAGCGAAGGCGTGATCAGCGGCTACCGCGCGGTACTCAATGCCGAGCAGTTGGGCATTGAGCTTGAGGCCATCGTGCACCTGTCGTTGCGCCAGGATGTGGAAGACTGGCATGAGACGTTCATCCAGAAAGTGCAGGGCTGGCCGGAGGTGGCCAGTGCCTATGTGATCACTGGCGCCAGCAACTATGTGCTGCGGGTACAGGCGCGCAACCTCAAGCATTTTTCGGACTTTATCGTGAACCACCTGAACCGCACGGCGGGGGTGATGGATATCCGTTCGGAGATTGTGTTGCAGAAGATCAAGGATCGGGATGAGGTGCTGGATCTGGTTATTCGCAAATAG
- a CDS encoding LysR family transcriptional regulator yields the protein MHFDLIDLRLYLHILDAGNITAGAARSHLSLAAASARIRAMEASLGVECLERGRRGVTPTPAGKALGRHARLLLQQAEHLQQDLAEYANGVKGQVRLLCNTTALSEYLPERLADFLCEHPNLDIDLQELPSLRITQALRQGTADLGIISDAVDSSGLQTLPFHDDPLVLIMPVEHSLAADTVSFIDSLQHDYVGLAASSALAVYLEEQALHAGFRLQTRIRAEGFDGVIRMVARGAGLGIVPKAALDRWPADVRIKAQPLKEDWACRHLLLCARSFDHLPGYARALFDALALPLRNNP from the coding sequence ATGCACTTTGACCTGATCGACCTGCGCCTCTACCTGCACATACTGGACGCCGGCAACATCACCGCCGGCGCCGCCCGCAGCCATTTATCCCTGGCCGCCGCCAGCGCGCGCATTCGGGCGATGGAGGCTTCACTGGGCGTCGAATGCCTGGAGCGCGGCCGCCGTGGCGTCACCCCGACACCCGCCGGCAAAGCCCTGGGCCGCCACGCCCGCCTGCTGCTGCAACAGGCCGAGCATCTGCAACAAGACCTGGCTGAATACGCCAACGGCGTCAAAGGCCAGGTGCGCCTGCTGTGCAATACCACGGCCCTGAGCGAATACCTGCCGGAGCGATTGGCGGACTTTCTGTGCGAGCACCCCAACCTCGATATCGACCTGCAGGAGCTGCCCAGCCTGCGGATCACCCAAGCCCTGCGCCAAGGCACGGCCGACCTGGGGATCATCTCCGATGCGGTGGACAGCTCCGGGCTGCAGACCCTGCCCTTTCACGACGATCCGCTGGTGCTGATCATGCCCGTGGAGCATTCGCTGGCAGCCGACACGGTGAGTTTCATCGACAGCCTGCAACACGACTACGTCGGCCTCGCCGCCAGCAGTGCGTTGGCGGTGTATCTGGAGGAACAGGCGCTGCATGCGGGGTTTCGCCTGCAAACGCGGATCCGCGCCGAGGGTTTCGATGGGGTGATTCGCATGGTCGCCCGGGGCGCGGGCCTGGGCATCGTGCCCAAGGCCGCCCTGGACCGCTGGCCGGCGGACGTTCGCATCAAGGCCCAGCCGCTCAAGGAGGACTGGGCCTGTCGCCACTTGCTGCTCTGCGCACGCTCGTTCGACCACCTGCCGGGTTATGCCAGGGCCTTGTTCGATGCCTTGGCCCTGCCCTTGCGGAACAACCCGTAG
- a CDS encoding NAD-dependent epimerase/dehydratase family protein translates to MNVFVTGAAGFIGGSIATGLVKAGHAVTGLVRSAEQAAQMTALGITPVIGTLDDAAVLTEQAQHADAVINAASSDHHAAVETLLAALKGSNKVFLHTSGSSIVGDASGGKASEVIYVEGNLPEPTVDKAARVAIDNLILAAAQEGVNSAVICNTLIYGHSLGVKRDSVQLPRLLKQARKSGVVRHVGPGQNIWSNVHIEDVVALYLLALTKNVPGTFYFVESGEASFIDMTTAIAQALELGEPQDWPLAEAEAEWGYEMANYGLGSNSRVRGKHARELLGWAPKRTSVVEWIRHEMV, encoded by the coding sequence ATGAATGTATTCGTTACCGGCGCAGCCGGTTTTATCGGCGGCTCCATCGCCACCGGCCTGGTCAAGGCCGGCCACGCCGTCACCGGCCTGGTGCGCAGCGCCGAGCAAGCCGCGCAAATGACGGCACTGGGCATCACTCCAGTGATCGGCACCCTGGATGACGCCGCTGTATTGACCGAGCAGGCGCAGCACGCCGATGCGGTGATCAATGCCGCCAGCAGCGACCACCATGCGGCCGTCGAAACCCTGCTGGCTGCCTTGAAAGGTTCCAACAAGGTATTCCTGCACACCAGCGGTTCGAGCATCGTTGGCGATGCGTCGGGCGGCAAGGCCAGTGAGGTCATTTACGTTGAGGGCAACCTGCCGGAGCCGACCGTCGACAAGGCCGCTCGCGTGGCGATCGATAACCTGATCCTGGCCGCTGCCCAGGAAGGTGTGAATTCGGCGGTGATCTGTAACACCCTGATCTATGGTCACAGCCTGGGCGTGAAGCGTGACAGCGTGCAATTGCCACGCTTGCTCAAGCAGGCCCGCAAGAGTGGAGTCGTGCGCCACGTGGGACCAGGGCAGAACATCTGGTCCAACGTGCATATCGAAGACGTGGTTGCGCTGTACCTGCTGGCATTGACGAAGAATGTGCCGGGCACTTTCTACTTCGTCGAAAGCGGCGAAGCCTCGTTTATCGACATGACCACGGCCATCGCGCAAGCGCTTGAACTGGGCGAACCGCAGGATTGGCCGCTGGCCGAGGCTGAGGCCGAGTGGGGTTATGAAATGGCCAACTACGGCCTGGGCTCCAACAGCCGGGTGCGCGGCAAGCATGCCCGTGAGCTGCTGGGCTGGGCGCCGAAGCGTACGTCGGTGGTGGAGTGGATTCGCCACGAGATGGTGTGA
- a CDS encoding sulfite exporter TauE/SafE family protein — MTTLLAFYQTLGPALSMLVIGTFLLAGTVKGVIGLGLPTVAMGMLGLAMLPAQAAALLIIPSTVTNLWQLALGGHLGTLLKRLWPMLSLIFFGAGLGTLWLGMDAGPWVVRALGGALLLYAVSGLCLPTFQVGPRTERWLGPLCGVITGLITSVTGVFVIPAVPYLQALGLSRDQLVQALGLSFSVSTLALAAGLAWRGALGGGEVGASLLALVPALLGMWLGQALRQRISALWFKRVFFTGMALLGGHLLLSGQ; from the coding sequence ATGACGACTTTACTGGCTTTCTACCAAACCCTCGGCCCGGCACTGTCCATGCTGGTGATCGGCACTTTCCTGCTGGCCGGCACGGTGAAGGGCGTGATCGGCCTGGGCCTGCCCACCGTGGCCATGGGCATGCTCGGCCTGGCTATGTTGCCGGCACAGGCTGCGGCGTTACTGATCATTCCCTCGACGGTCACCAACCTCTGGCAACTGGCGCTGGGCGGTCACTTGGGCACTTTGCTCAAGCGCCTGTGGCCGATGCTGTCGCTGATTTTTTTCGGTGCCGGCCTGGGCACGCTGTGGCTGGGCATGGACGCCGGGCCGTGGGTGGTGCGCGCATTGGGCGGGGCGTTGTTGCTGTATGCGGTGAGTGGATTATGCCTGCCCACTTTCCAGGTCGGGCCGCGAACCGAGCGCTGGCTGGGCCCGCTGTGTGGGGTAATCACGGGCCTCATCACCTCGGTCACCGGTGTGTTCGTGATTCCCGCAGTGCCTTATCTGCAAGCTCTAGGCTTGAGCCGTGATCAGTTGGTGCAGGCGCTGGGGCTGTCGTTCAGCGTGTCGACCCTGGCGTTGGCCGCCGGGCTGGCCTGGCGCGGTGCACTCGGCGGCGGCGAAGTCGGTGCATCGTTGTTGGCGCTGGTGCCGGCATTGCTGGGAATGTGGCTGGGCCAGGCGTTGCGCCAGCGCATCAGTGCGCTGTGGTTCAAGCGGGTTTTTTTCACCGGCATGGCGCTGTTGGGAGGCCATTTGTTGCTGAGTGGTCAATAA
- the catA gene encoding catechol 1,2-dioxygenase: protein MSIRLSQTAHAQQFLEQASGNLNDGGNPRTKALIYRILRDTVNIIEDLEVTPQEFWKAVNYLNELGKHQEAGLLAAGLGLEHYLDLLMDAADIEAGKSGGTPRTIEGPLYVAGAPLSKYEARLDDGTDDAVPLFMRGQVRDTDGKPLAGAIVDVWQANTGGTYSWFDPTQSEFNLRRRIETDAQGNYRFRSIVPSGYGCPPTGPTQQLLDQLGRHGQRPAHIHFFISAPGHRHLTTQINLSDDPYLHDDFAYATRDELIAEIRFSDDPQLAREFGVEGRFAQIDFDFELQPATAPMEQQRMQRVRALED from the coding sequence ATGTCCATCCGACTGTCCCAGACGGCCCACGCCCAGCAGTTTCTCGAACAAGCCAGCGGCAATCTCAATGATGGCGGCAACCCGCGCACCAAGGCGCTGATCTACCGGATCCTGCGCGACACCGTGAACATCATCGAAGACCTGGAAGTGACCCCGCAAGAGTTCTGGAAGGCGGTCAATTACCTCAACGAACTGGGCAAACACCAGGAAGCCGGCTTGCTCGCCGCCGGGCTGGGCCTGGAGCATTACTTGGACCTGTTGATGGACGCCGCCGACATCGAAGCCGGCAAATCCGGTGGCACGCCACGCACCATCGAAGGCCCGCTGTACGTGGCCGGTGCGCCGTTGTCCAAATACGAAGCGCGCCTGGATGATGGCACGGACGATGCCGTACCGCTGTTCATGCGCGGGCAGGTGCGCGACACCGACGGCAAGCCGTTGGCGGGGGCAATTGTCGATGTGTGGCAGGCCAATACCGGCGGCACGTATTCGTGGTTCGACCCGACGCAATCGGAGTTCAACCTGCGCCGACGCATAGAGACCGACGCCCAGGGCAACTACCGTTTTCGCAGCATCGTGCCGTCCGGCTACGGCTGCCCGCCGACCGGGCCGACCCAGCAGCTCCTCGACCAATTGGGCCGTCACGGGCAGCGTCCGGCGCACATTCACTTCTTCATCTCGGCGCCGGGTCATCGGCACCTGACCACCCAGATCAACCTGTCGGATGACCCGTACCTGCATGATGACTTTGCCTACGCCACGCGCGATGAATTGATCGCCGAAATTCGCTTCAGTGACGACCCGCAACTGGCGCGGGAGTTTGGCGTGGAGGGTCGGTTTGCGCAGATTGATTTTGACTTTGAATTGCAGCCCGCCACTGCGCCGATGGAGCAACAGCGCATGCAGCGAGTCCGAGCCCTCGAAGACTGA
- a CDS encoding gluconate:H+ symporter produces the protein MAASPGFGLLAYAAIAIIALIVLIARYRLNPFIVITLVSIGLALMAGMPADTIMGSYEAGVGKTLGHIALVVALGTMLGKMMAESGGAEQVARTLINRFGERNAHWAMVCIAFLVGLPLFFEVGFVLLVPIAFTVARRVGVSILMVGLPMVAGLSVVHALVPPHPAAMMAVLAYNASVGQTVLYAILVGVPTAIIAGPVYAKFIVPHIHLPAENPLERQFIEREPRTRLPSFALTMGTILLPVVLMMIGGWANVISTPGTGFNQFLLFIGNSVIALLVATLVSFWTLGLAQGFNRESILKFTNECLAPTASITLLVGAGGGLNRILVDAGVTHEILGLANAFQLSPLVMGWLFAALMRIATGSATVAMTTASGVVAPVALGLGYPHPELLVLATGAGSVIFSHVNDGGFWLIKEYFNMTVIQTFKTWTVLETLISVVAFALTYGLSLVL, from the coding sequence ATGGCCGCATCACCGGGCTTCGGGCTATTGGCATACGCTGCCATCGCCATCATTGCTTTGATCGTGCTGATTGCACGTTACCGACTCAACCCGTTTATCGTTATCACGCTGGTGTCCATTGGCCTGGCGCTGATGGCCGGGATGCCGGCGGACACCATCATGGGCTCGTACGAAGCGGGGGTCGGCAAGACCCTGGGGCATATCGCTTTGGTGGTGGCACTGGGCACCATGCTCGGCAAGATGATGGCCGAGTCCGGTGGCGCCGAGCAGGTGGCGCGCACGTTGATCAACCGTTTCGGCGAACGCAATGCCCACTGGGCCATGGTCTGCATCGCGTTTCTGGTGGGTCTGCCGCTGTTTTTCGAGGTGGGCTTTGTGTTGCTGGTGCCGATCGCCTTTACCGTGGCGCGGCGCGTGGGCGTGTCGATCCTGATGGTCGGCCTGCCGATGGTCGCCGGCCTGTCGGTGGTGCATGCGCTGGTGCCGCCGCACCCGGCGGCGATGATGGCGGTGCTGGCGTATAACGCCTCGGTTGGGCAGACCGTGCTGTATGCGATCCTGGTCGGTGTTCCTACGGCGATCATCGCCGGCCCGGTGTATGCCAAGTTCATCGTGCCGCACATTCACCTGCCGGCGGAAAACCCGCTGGAACGCCAGTTCATCGAGCGCGAACCGCGTACCCGTCTGCCGAGCTTCGCGCTGACCATGGGCACCATCCTGTTGCCGGTGGTGCTGATGATGATTGGCGGCTGGGCCAATGTGATTTCCACGCCGGGCACCGGCTTCAACCAGTTCCTTTTATTCATCGGCAACTCGGTGATCGCGCTGCTCGTGGCGACCCTGGTGAGTTTCTGGACCCTGGGGCTGGCCCAGGGCTTCAACCGTGAGTCGATCCTCAAATTCACCAATGAATGCCTGGCGCCGACGGCGAGCATCACCCTGCTGGTGGGCGCGGGCGGTGGCTTGAATCGCATCCTGGTGGACGCCGGTGTCACCCACGAAATCCTTGGCCTGGCCAATGCGTTCCAGCTCTCGCCGCTGGTGATGGGCTGGTTGTTCGCCGCGCTGATGCGGATCGCCACGGGCTCGGCCACGGTGGCGATGACCACGGCCTCCGGCGTGGTCGCGCCGGTCGCCCTGGGCCTGGGTTATCCACACCCGGAATTGCTGGTACTGGCGACCGGTGCGGGTTCGGTGATCTTTTCCCACGTCAACGACGGCGGCTTCTGGCTGATCAAGGAATACTTCAATATGACGGTGATCCAGACCTTCAAGACCTGGACCGTGCTGGAGACGTTGATTTCGGTGGTTGCCTTCGCTCTCACCTACGGCCTGTCTCTGGTTTTATAA
- a CDS encoding LysR family transcriptional regulator, with the protein MKARSDELQIFVSVIECGSISAAAEQVGQTPSAVSRTLSRLEAKLDTTLINRTTRRMDLTEEGRYFFEQAKVILAQMQALEERLSSRQKKPAGRLRINAAVPFMLHGILPYVGEFRDLYPDIQLELNSDDVIIDLLEQSTDIAIRIGALADSTLHARALGSTPLHILASADYLKQHGTPSTVADLAEHTLLGFTQTDTLNHWPLRHGEGDSWLIQPGIAASSGETVRHLALQGQGICCLSNFMTHEDIEAGRLVPLLEAFNSGYRQPIHAVYYRNSQLALRIQCFLDFIQAKLARYAV; encoded by the coding sequence GTGAAAGCCCGATCAGATGAACTGCAGATATTTGTCAGCGTGATTGAATGCGGCTCGATTTCCGCCGCCGCCGAGCAGGTCGGGCAGACGCCGTCGGCGGTCAGCCGCACCTTGTCGCGCCTGGAAGCCAAGCTCGACACCACCCTGATCAACCGCACCACGCGGCGCATGGACCTGACCGAGGAGGGCCGGTATTTCTTCGAGCAGGCCAAGGTGATCCTGGCGCAGATGCAGGCGCTGGAAGAACGCCTGTCGTCACGCCAGAAAAAACCGGCCGGGCGGCTGCGCATCAATGCGGCGGTGCCGTTCATGCTGCACGGGATCCTGCCGTACGTCGGCGAGTTTCGTGACCTGTACCCAGACATCCAGTTGGAGCTCAACAGCGACGACGTGATCATCGACCTGCTGGAGCAAAGCACCGACATCGCCATTCGTATCGGCGCCCTGGCCGACTCGACCCTGCATGCCCGCGCGCTGGGCAGCACGCCGCTGCACATCCTGGCCAGCGCCGACTATCTCAAGCAACATGGCACACCGAGCACCGTCGCCGACTTGGCCGAGCATACCTTGCTGGGCTTCACCCAGACCGACACTCTCAACCATTGGCCGCTGCGCCATGGCGAGGGCGATAGCTGGCTGATCCAGCCGGGCATTGCCGCGTCCAGCGGTGAAACCGTGCGCCATCTGGCTTTGCAGGGGCAGGGCATTTGTTGCCTGTCCAACTTCATGACCCACGAAGACATCGAGGCCGGGCGCCTGGTACCGCTGCTGGAAGCATTCAACAGCGGCTATCGCCAGCCGATCCATGCGGTGTATTACCGCAATTCGCAACTGGCGTTGCGTATCCAGTGTTTCCTGGATTTTATCCAGGCCAAGCTGGCACGTTATGCGGTGTGA
- a CDS encoding lysozyme inhibitor LprI family protein translates to MMRFTLAALLITLCGSAAAADNPALKKCMDGANTTAEMVGCNVKEAKVQDARLNKAYKTALAAQEGNRKDQLQDLQRLWIKYRDANCAFAGSATGGTIDQVNGSGCVLDMTQTRAQELEDLVGP, encoded by the coding sequence ATGATGCGTTTCACACTTGCCGCCCTGCTGATTACCCTGTGCGGCAGCGCCGCCGCCGCTGATAACCCGGCGCTGAAAAAATGCATGGACGGCGCCAACACCACCGCCGAGATGGTCGGCTGCAACGTCAAGGAAGCCAAGGTGCAGGATGCCCGGCTGAACAAGGCTTACAAGACCGCGCTGGCCGCTCAGGAAGGCAACCGCAAGGACCAGTTGCAGGACCTGCAGCGCCTGTGGATCAAATACCGTGACGCCAATTGCGCCTTCGCCGGCAGTGCCACCGGCGGCACCATCGACCAGGTCAACGGCTCCGGCTGCGTACTGGACATGACCCAGACCCGCGCCCAGGAACTGGAAGACCTGGTCGGGCCGTAA
- a CDS encoding amino acid permease, translated as MTRPESNGFADITHRELGLRRQLTSGQMSMIAIGGAIGTGLFMGSAYAIGYAGPSVLLSYAIGALITLILMGCLAEMTVAHSTSGSFGAYAEFYISPLAGFLVRYAYWAAIVLAVGAEVTAVAMYMKYWFANVPEWVWIVSFSSVLILLNAISVKTFGTFEYWFSTIKISAIVGFIILALYVVFGSGNPDYGVQNYTAHDGFFPHGVSGMWVAVIVSIFSYLSVEMIAVAAGEAADPERAVKKAFRATIVRLVVFYLLTLALMLAIVPWNQAGQAQSPFVTVMQTIGIPGATGVMNFVILIAALSAMNSQLYITTRMMFSLSRAGFAPKSMGALSKSGIPLNALLLSSSGIALATLLNLVYPESSFTLMMAISMFGAIFTWFMIFLTHLFFRRYRKRHGGAKLSFELRLFPYSTLLGLVLMGAVMITTYFTEAFKMTLVFGVPFLLILSAVYYGLFRKGRAKASNKALA; from the coding sequence GTGACCAGGCCAGAAAGCAACGGCTTTGCAGACATTACCCACCGCGAACTGGGCCTGAGGCGCCAGCTCACTTCCGGCCAGATGAGCATGATCGCCATCGGCGGCGCTATCGGGACCGGGCTGTTCATGGGCAGCGCCTACGCCATCGGCTATGCCGGGCCCAGCGTGTTGTTGAGTTACGCCATTGGGGCGTTGATTACCTTGATCTTGATGGGGTGCCTGGCGGAGATGACGGTGGCCCATTCCACCTCCGGCTCCTTTGGCGCCTACGCCGAGTTCTACATCAGCCCCCTGGCCGGGTTCCTGGTGCGGTATGCCTACTGGGCGGCAATTGTGTTGGCGGTGGGGGCCGAGGTCACGGCGGTGGCGATGTACATGAAGTACTGGTTCGCCAACGTGCCGGAGTGGGTGTGGATCGTGTCGTTTTCCAGCGTGCTGATCCTGCTCAATGCGATCAGCGTGAAGACGTTCGGCACCTTCGAATACTGGTTCTCCACCATCAAGATCAGCGCCATTGTCGGCTTCATCATCCTGGCCCTGTACGTGGTGTTCGGCTCCGGCAATCCGGATTACGGCGTGCAGAACTACACGGCCCATGACGGGTTTTTCCCCCATGGGGTGAGCGGCATGTGGGTGGCGGTCATCGTGTCGATCTTCAGCTACTTGAGCGTGGAGATGATCGCGGTGGCGGCCGGCGAAGCGGCCGACCCGGAGCGGGCGGTGAAGAAAGCCTTTCGCGCGACCATCGTGCGCCTGGTGGTGTTCTACCTGCTGACCCTGGCGCTGATGCTCGCCATCGTGCCGTGGAACCAGGCCGGCCAAGCCCAGAGCCCGTTCGTCACGGTGATGCAGACCATCGGCATTCCCGGTGCCACCGGGGTGATGAATTTCGTGATCCTGATCGCGGCGTTGTCGGCGATGAACAGCCAGCTCTACATCACCACGCGCATGATGTTCAGCCTGTCCCGCGCAGGCTTTGCGCCCAAGTCCATGGGCGCGTTGAGCAAGAGCGGCATCCCGCTCAATGCCTTGCTGCTGTCCAGCTCCGGTATCGCGCTGGCGACCTTGCTCAACCTGGTGTACCCGGAAAGCTCGTTCACGCTGATGATGGCGATCTCGATGTTCGGCGCGATCTTCACCTGGTTCATGATCTTCCTCACGCACCTGTTTTTCCGCCGCTACCGCAAACGCCACGGTGGGGCGAAATTGTCTTTCGAGCTGCGCCTGTTTCCCTACAGCACACTGTTGGGCCTGGTGCTGATGGGCGCGGTGATGATCACCACGTATTTTACCGAGGCATTCAAGATGACCCTGGTGTTTGGCGTGCCGTTCCTGCTGATCCTGAGCGCGGTGTACTACGGGTTGTTCCGCAAGGGCAGGGCCAAGGCATCGAACAAGGCCCTGGCATAA
- a CDS encoding SulP family inorganic anion transporter, whose product MKLTRLRADALAGLTTSFALLPECIAFALVAHLNPLMGLYGAFIICTLTALFGGRPGMVSGAAGSMAVVIVALVVQHGVEYLLATVLLGGLIMVAFGLLRLGKLVRMVPHPVMLGFVNGLAIIIALAQLEHFKNGETWLSGTPLYVMAGLVVVTMAIVYLLPRLTRAVPPALVAILGVGLAVYLLGLPTRTLGDMAHIAGGLPTFALPQIPLTFETLGIIAPYAFLMAMVGLLETLLTLNLTDEITETRGYPDRESVALGAANMVSGLFGGMGGCAMIGQTVINLSSGGRGRFSGVFAGVMILLFILFLSPLIERIPLAALVGVMFVVSQQTFAWASLRVINKVPLNDVLVIMAVTVITVFTDLATAVLCGIVIAALNFAWQQARELYADEHLEADGSKLYRLHGTLFFASTTPFLNQFDPANDPAQVTLDCRHLSFVDYSAIAALMTLRERYRKAGKQVRVLHLSERCKKLLKRAKVHHD is encoded by the coding sequence ATGAAGCTCACCCGTCTGCGAGCCGATGCCCTGGCCGGCCTCACCACGTCATTTGCCTTGCTGCCCGAATGCATCGCCTTTGCCTTGGTGGCCCATCTCAATCCGTTGATGGGGCTTTACGGCGCTTTCATCATTTGCACCCTCACCGCATTGTTCGGTGGTCGCCCCGGTATGGTGTCGGGGGCAGCCGGTTCGATGGCGGTGGTGATCGTGGCGCTGGTGGTGCAACACGGCGTGGAATATTTGCTGGCGACGGTGCTGCTGGGCGGGCTGATCATGGTCGCTTTCGGCCTGTTGCGCCTGGGCAAATTGGTGCGCATGGTGCCGCACCCGGTGATGCTGGGGTTCGTCAACGGCCTGGCGATTATCATTGCGCTGGCGCAGTTGGAGCACTTCAAGAACGGTGAAACCTGGCTCAGCGGTACGCCGTTGTACGTGATGGCCGGGCTGGTCGTGGTGACCATGGCCATCGTCTACCTGCTGCCACGCCTGACCCGCGCCGTGCCACCGGCCCTGGTGGCGATCCTCGGCGTGGGCCTGGCGGTGTACCTGCTAGGCCTGCCCACCCGCACCCTGGGCGATATGGCGCACATCGCGGGCGGCCTGCCGACCTTCGCCCTACCGCAGATTCCCTTGACCTTCGAAACCCTCGGCATCATCGCGCCGTATGCGTTCCTGATGGCCATGGTCGGTCTGCTGGAAACCCTGCTGACCCTCAACCTCACCGACGAGATCACCGAAACCCGTGGCTACCCCGACCGCGAAAGCGTGGCCCTGGGCGCGGCGAATATGGTCTCGGGCCTGTTCGGCGGCATGGGCGGTTGCGCGATGATCGGGCAAACCGTGATCAACCTCAGTTCCGGCGGGCGTGGACGTTTCTCCGGGGTGTTTGCCGGGGTGATGATCCTGCTGTTCATTCTGTTTCTGTCGCCGCTGATCGAGCGGATTCCGCTGGCGGCGCTGGTGGGGGTGATGTTCGTGGTGTCACAGCAGACCTTTGCCTGGGCGTCGTTGCGGGTGATCAACAAGGTGCCGCTCAATGACGTGCTGGTGATCATGGCGGTGACGGTCATCACCGTGTTCACTGACCTGGCGACCGCAGTGCTGTGCGGCATCGTGATCGCGGCGCTGAACTTCGCCTGGCAACAGGCCCGCGAGCTGTATGCCGATGAACACCTGGAAGCCGACGGCAGCAAACTTTACCGTCTGCACGGCACGTTGTTCTTTGCCTCGACCACGCCGTTCCTGAACCAATTCGACCCGGCCAACGACCCGGCCCAGGTGACGCTCGATTGCCGGCACCTGAGCTTCGTCGATTATTCAGCGATTGCCGCGCTGATGACCTTGCGCGAGCGCTACCGCAAGGCGGGCAAGCAGGTGCGCGTGCTGCATTTGTCGGAGCGCTGCAAGAAGCTGCTCAAGCGGGCGAAGGTTCATCACGACTAG